ACGTCGACTTCGTAGCCGACGCCGTTGCAGTCGACGAGCAGGTGCGGCGGGTTCTTTTCCAGCAATACGCCGGCAATGCGACCGATCATGGCGAGTTCAGTGAAAGGGAAAGCTCAAGAGTGTAGCGGAGCGCCGCGCGCAGCGGCGCGGCTTTCGGGGCGCGTCAGACATTGGGATAAAGCGAATTCCGCCGATGACCCGCGCGGTTTGTCCGCGAAGTTATCCGTGCTTATCGTGATTATTCGCGCTTATCCGATCAGCCGCCCGCGCCGCACGCGCATGCCCTTTTTCGCGAGCGAGGGCGCGAGGCCGCCGAGCGTCGCGAGGGTGTCGCCGCCGTGGGCGTGGCAGATCGCCATGCCGAGCGCGTCGGCGGCGTCGGTGCCGGGCATGCCGGTGAGCGCGAGCAGGCGCACGACCATCTGCTGCATCTGCTCCTTGGTCGCGCGGCCGTAGCCCACCACGGCCTGCTTGAGTTGCAGCGCCGTGTATTCGGCCACCGGCACGCCGCCCGAGACGAGCCCGCAAATGGCGGCGCCGCGCGCCTGGCCGAGCAGCAGCGTCGACTGCGGATTGACGTTGACGAAGACCTTTTCGATCGCGGCCTGGTCGGGCGCGTGCTGGCGGATCAGCGTGGACACCCCTTCGAAGATGGTGCCGAGGCGCGTGGGCAGATCGGCATCGGCGGTACGGATGACGCCGCTCGCCACGTACGAGAGCTGATGGCCGTGACGTTCGATCACGCCGAAGCCGGTCACACGCAAGCCGGGGTCGATGCCGAGAATTCTCATGAAATGCGGGAAAAACGGAAGGTGCCTGCGATGGTACAACGAACGGCGCGGCGGCCGCGAGCCTTCGCGGCATAGGCGCACACGAGAACGCCAACGAAAAAGCCCGCGCGTAGCGGGCTTTTTGCTGAGATCGGCAACGGTTGGCGATCGATTTAGTGACGGAAGTGGCGAATGCCCGTCATCACCATGGCGATGTTGTGCTCGTCGGCGGCGGCGATCACTTCGTCGTCGCGCATCGAGCCGCCCGGCTGGATCACGCAGGTCGCGCCCGCGTTGACCACCACGTCGAGACCGTCACGGAACGGGAAGAACGCATCCGAGGCGACCGCCGTGCCCGCGAGCTTGAGGCCCGCGTTTTCCGCCTTGATGCTGGCGATGCGCGCCGAATCCACGCGGCTCATCTGGCCCGCGCCCACGCCCATCGTCATGCCGTTCGCGCAGAACACGATCGCGTTCGACTTCACGAACTTCGCGACGCGCCAGGCGAACAGCAGATCGTCCATTTCCTTCGGCGTGGGGTGACGCTTCGTCACGACGCGCAGCTCGTGCGGCTGCACGTTCTTCGAGTCGAGCGATTGCACCAGCAGACCGCCGCCCACGCGCTTCAGGTCGAACGCGTTATGGCCATCGCCCAGCGCGATCTGCAACAGACGCACGTTTTGCTTCGCGGCGAACACGGCCTTGGCCGCTTCCGAGAACGACGGTGCGATCAGCACTTCGACGAACTGCTTCGACACGGCCTGGGCCGCGGCTTCGTCCACTTCGCGGTTGAACGCGATGATGCCGCCGAACGCCGAGGTCGGGTCGGTCTGGAACGCCTTCGCGTAGGCTTCGTGCGCGTCGGCGCCCACGGCCACGCCGCACGGGTTCGCATGCTTGACGATCACGCAGGCGGGCGCGTCGAAGGTCTTCACGCATTCCCACGCCGCGTCGGAATCCGCGATGTTGTTGTACGAGAGTTCCTTGCCCTGCAACTGCGTGTAGTTCGCGAGCGCGCCGGCGGGCGTCGCGAGATCGCGGTAGAACGCGGCGCTCTGGTGCGGGTTTTCGCCGTAACGCAGGTCCTGGACCTTGTCGTACGCGAGGTTCAGCACGGCCGGGAAGGCGTTGCGCGACTTGTGGTCGAGCGCTTCCGTCAGGCTCGTGAGG
The Paraburkholderia acidisoli genome window above contains:
- the ruvC gene encoding crossover junction endodeoxyribonuclease RuvC, with translation MRILGIDPGLRVTGFGVIERHGHQLSYVASGVIRTADADLPTRLGTIFEGVSTLIRQHAPDQAAIEKVFVNVNPQSTLLLGQARGAAICGLVSGGVPVAEYTALQLKQAVVGYGRATKEQMQQMVVRLLALTGMPGTDAADALGMAICHAHGGDTLATLGGLAPSLAKKGMRVRRGRLIG
- the purH gene encoding bifunctional phosphoribosylaminoimidazolecarboxamide formyltransferase/IMP cyclohydrolase, yielding MIKQALISVSDKAGIVDFAKSLSDLGVKLLSTGGTAKLLADAGLPVTEVADYTGFPEMLDGRVKTLHPKVHGGILARRDLPEHMAALDKHDIPTIDLLVVNLYPFVQTISKEECSLEDAIENIDIGGPTMLRSAAKNHRDVTVVVDPADYAKVLEEMRANGNSVSYATNFRLATKVFSHTAQYDGAITNYLTSLTEALDHKSRNAFPAVLNLAYDKVQDLRYGENPHQSAAFYRDLATPAGALANYTQLQGKELSYNNIADSDAAWECVKTFDAPACVIVKHANPCGVAVGADAHEAYAKAFQTDPTSAFGGIIAFNREVDEAAAQAVSKQFVEVLIAPSFSEAAKAVFAAKQNVRLLQIALGDGHNAFDLKRVGGGLLVQSLDSKNVQPHELRVVTKRHPTPKEMDDLLFAWRVAKFVKSNAIVFCANGMTMGVGAGQMSRVDSARIASIKAENAGLKLAGTAVASDAFFPFRDGLDVVVNAGATCVIQPGGSMRDDEVIAAADEHNIAMVMTGIRHFRH